The Malus domestica chromosome 06, GDT2T_hap1 genome has a segment encoding these proteins:
- the LOC139196771 gene encoding uncharacterized protein produces MLLSSFHGLPNIDPNMHLADFVEACDNTIIRGFSSEAIKLCLFPFSLKDKAKAWLHSLPANSFTKWTELQEKFLNKFFPSSKTLALKKEMLTFAQKPNDSFHEAWERYNETYTKCPHAGFDSNLQMNIFYDGLNATTKSQANASAGGSLMSKSAREAFELFDMMASESQQWTEEQTQKGRVFEISQSPTNVYAQIAKMEKNFNAKFVALMQVSSMLNAQEACIICNETTHDITQCPNKDSYPELLQENLNMVNNFIRPRTDPHSNIYNPGWKNHPNLSWGGNHQQRQYQQSFQSTSEIKKPSFEDQMSQLAQHMSAISNSTNNFVQSTQSSIQNLMASVGNSETQVGQLATMFNERKKGKFPSQLEKNPRGMEHCKVIRTLRSGKSYHNREVVHYEAEVEEEKLTESAPLAAKSRSRAVSAAGIPDPSTSDKVQSQPNFDVNKENGLGSLFAPSDKPPYKPHLPFPQRQQQRSKDQQYIEFMKTLAKVQINLPLLDAIKQIPSYAKFLNELYSKKKKFLEYENVILTEQCSAILLHKLPSKKKDPGSFTVSFTIGSLDFHKVLIDLGASVNLKPYSVFQKLGEGELKPISVSLQLADRSMTYPLGILEDVNIKVDKFYLQADFIVDMEEDKEVPLILGRPFIATARTLIDVEVGTLTLRG; encoded by the coding sequence atgctcttatcatcTTTTCATGGGTTGCCAAACATTGATCCCAACATGCATTTGGCTGATTTTGTTGAGGCATGTGACAACACCATAATCAGAGGTTTCTCTTCTGAAGCTATCAAGTTATGCTTGTTCCCTTTCTCTTTGAAGGACAAAGCCAAGGCGTGGCTACATTCTCTCCCTGCCAATAGCTTTACAAAGTGGACAGAATTACAAGAAAAATTTCTCAATAAGTTTTTTCCCTCTTCCAAGACTCTTGCACTCAAGAAAGAGATGTTGACTTTCGCTCAAAAGCCAAACGATTCTTTCCATGAAGCTTGGGAACGGTATAATGAGACGTACACAAAATGTCCTCATGCTGGGTTTGAttctaaccttcaaatgaaCATCTTTTATGATGGTCTCAATGCCACCACCAAGAGTCAAGCGAATGCATCTGCTGGAGGGTCGCTAATGTCAAAATCAGCAAGGGAAGCATTTGAGTTGTTTGATATGATGGCTTCTGAATCCCAACAATGGACAGAAGAACAAACACAAAAGGGGAGAGTTTTCGAGATTTCTCAGAGTCCTACTAATGTTTATGCCCAAATTGCTAAAATGGAGAAGAATTTTAATGCCAAGTTTGTTGCCTTAATGCAAGTCTCTTCCATGCTCAATGCCCAAGAAGCTTGCATCATTTGTAATGAGACAACTCATGACATTACTCAATGCCCCAACAAGGATAGCTACCCTGAGCTTTTGCAAGAAAATTTGAATATGGTGAATAATTTTATTAGACCCAGGACTGACCCTCATTCCAATATATATAATCCTGGGTGGAAGAACCATCCCAATCTTAGTTGGGGTGGCAACCATCAGCAACGTCAATACCAACAGTCTTTCCAATCAACTAGTGAGATTAAGAAACCATCTTTTGAAGACCAAATGTCGCAGCTAGCTCAACATATGTCCGCTATCTCTAATAGCACCAACAATTTTGTCCAATCCACACAATCTAGCATTCAGAATCTCATGGCATCAGTGGGAAATTCGGAGACTCAAGTTGGACAGCTTGCTACCATGTTcaatgaaagaaagaaaggaaagttccCGAGCCAACTTGAGAAAAATCCAAGAGGGATGGAGCATTGCAAAGTCATACGGACATTGAGAAGTGGCAAGAGCTATCACAACAGAGAAGTGGTGCACTATGAAGCcgaagtggaagaagaaaagCTTACTGAAAGTGCACCATTGGCTGCAAAGTCTCGGTCAAGGGCTGTTTCTGCAGCAGGTATTCCAGATCCTAGCACGAGTGACAAAGTGCAATCTCAACCCAACTTTGATGTAAACAAGGAAAATGGTCTTGGCAGTTTATTTGCACCTTCTGACAAGCCACCATACAAGCCACATTTGCCATTTCCACAACGACAGCAACAACGTTCCAAGGATCAACAATACATTGAATTCATGAAGACGTTGGCTAAGGTTCAAATCAATTTGCCCCTATTAGATGCTATTAAACAGATACCATCATATGCCAAATTTCTGAATGAGCTATattctaaaaagaaaaagttcttGGAATATGAAAATGTGATTTTAACTGAGCAATGCAGTGCTATCCTCTTACATAAGCTACCATCCAAGAAgaaagatccgggaagtttcACCGTCTCTTTTACTATTGGTAGTCTTGATTTTCATAAAGTATTGATTGATTTAGGTGCAAGTGTTAACCTTAAGCCATATTCTGTTTTTCAAAAATTAGGTGAAGGAGAACTCAAGCCCATATCTGTGAGTCTTCAATTGGCAGATAGGTCCATGACCTATCCTTTAGGTATTCTGGAAGATGTGAATATTAAAGTGGATAAATTCTATCTTCAAGCTGATTTCATTGTAGACATGGAGGAAGATAAGGAAGTGCCTCTCATTTTAGGCCGACCGTTCATCGCTACTGCCCGAACACTTATTGATGTGGAAGTAGGTACTTTAACCTTAAGAGGATAG